A genomic window from Winogradskyella sp. J14-2 includes:
- a CDS encoding glycosyltransferase family 2 protein, protein MSLSIDISIIIPAYNRADIIGDTLESIMAQTYTHWECIVVDDGSTDNTETVVKGYVQKDSRIQLYNRPKDRPKGGNAARNFGLEKSKGQLVNWVDSDDKLTPEHLELHLRTHMAKRIVASVSKARVFNDRTLEIEHHWSNIFPKSDLIAEMMGNKTLWQTGCIVWQKSKLPVNPFDESLASSQEWTFHLKMLSDTLSYTIIDKVTYLARGHSERKNTNPPEVKIRSTAASRFKIYTTYYKKKLLNPEREHILLQTLCTTVKDALDFKYYNTAFFTLKGLCRIFLKSRYKLKLARVIFIAPIVYLFTGKGYRLFKL, encoded by the coding sequence ATGAGTTTGAGTATCGATATTTCCATAATAATCCCAGCCTATAACAGGGCTGATATTATTGGTGATACTCTGGAGTCCATTATGGCACAAACTTATACTCATTGGGAATGTATAGTGGTAGATGATGGTAGTACAGATAATACAGAGACAGTGGTTAAAGGCTATGTGCAAAAAGATTCTAGAATACAATTATACAATAGACCAAAAGATAGACCTAAAGGAGGTAATGCTGCTAGAAATTTTGGTTTAGAAAAAAGTAAAGGCCAGCTTGTTAATTGGGTAGATAGTGACGATAAATTAACACCAGAGCATTTAGAGTTGCACCTTAGGACACACATGGCTAAACGCATTGTGGCATCAGTAAGTAAAGCTAGGGTTTTTAATGATAGGACATTAGAGATAGAACATCATTGGTCTAATATCTTTCCTAAATCTGATTTAATTGCCGAGATGATGGGCAATAAAACCTTATGGCAAACAGGTTGTATTGTTTGGCAAAAATCAAAACTGCCTGTAAACCCTTTTGATGAGTCTTTGGCAAGTTCGCAGGAGTGGACATTTCATTTAAAAATGCTATCCGATACACTGTCCTATACGATAATAGATAAGGTGACCTACCTTGCTCGTGGCCACAGCGAGCGAAAAAACACCAACCCTCCAGAGGTTAAAATACGATCTACAGCAGCGTCTAGGTTTAAGATTTATACTACATATTATAAAAAAAAGCTACTCAACCCTGAAAGAGAACACATCTTACTACAAACCTTATGTACCACAGTAAAAGATGCTTTAGATTTTAAATATTACAATACTGCATTTTTCACATTAAAAGGCCTATGTCGTATCTTTTTAAAATCTCGATATAAACTAAAGTTAGCCAGAGTCATATTTATAGCTCCTATTGTATATTTATTTACAGGAAAAGGTTACAGGTTATTTAAACTTTAA